CCTATTGCTTGAGCAATTTATGTGGTGGCTGTCCTTAGATTTAACCGCTGTTTACGCGGCAGTAGACTGGATAGAAACTGAAGCTGCTAACCTAACAACGCTGATGCAGATTAGCGATTATGCTACAGATACGGCTTTCCATTTATTTGCCTTAACACAAAAGACGCCAAAAGCTAAAGTTCAACGCTTATTGTTGATTATGCTAAATCCGATTTGGCAAGCAGACGATATAACCTATTATAAAAATACCTTCCAACAATATTTTACGTATTTGCAAAAAGTTAATACGAATTCAGAGCTACGTGAAATTAATATTGAAGATACGCATAAAACAGTGACGGCTTTAAATCGTTGGCAACAATGGTTAGTCGCTTTATTATTAAAAACACCAAAACAGCGCAAACTGGAAATAGATGCGGTTACTGAGTTATTAACCCCGGCATTATTAGCCGATTGGCAGGCTTGGCATGAGTTAAGCCGTGAGTTTGTGAAGACCTATGAGCGTAAACGCCAAAGCTTAATTAAAATGGCATTATGGCAAAATAAAAGTTGTCCGCTGGATAAAGCTAAATATGCTGAGGCAAAGGCTGAATTGTTAGATTATATACGAGCTTGGAGTCCGGATTTAATTTTTAATACGCCCAGTTTATTTTTAAATATGCAGCAGCTCTTTAGTTTAATGAATAGCCTGCATGCCCAGCCGTTTTTTGCGGAATGCTTAGCCCGTTTGAGCAAGCAATTAGCCCGTTTACCCAATTCACATGCCTTACGGGATTCCGCTACCCCGTTAGTGTTTTTGTGGCATTGGCAGAAATTGGCTGAGACAGATTCCAACAGTGATGCGTATGTGCGTCAAACCTTGTCGCAGTGGTTAAATTATTTACAAAGCGCCTGTACCACCGAACAGTTAAGCATTCGCTTGCAGCCGTGGTTGGGTTTAATGGCGTTTGCGGCGGAATATCATCACTGGCGGGCGTATAAAAGTCCGGAAGCTGAGCTAATTTATAATTATGATACGGTTGACAGTGCCTTATTTTTCCAGCAGTTAGCACAGTTAGCGGAACGCGCTTCAGATTTAATGGCGGAGCAAGTAGCCGTATTCTATGACTTTTATGTGGCAACCCCCACGACTTGGCCGCAATTGGACTATTTTTTGGCATTAAAGCGCCAACATCTGCATTTAAATACCGAGGTTACGGACGCTACGGTATTAGCGCGATTATTAGGCAATGAGCGTAGCCCCGAACAGTTTGTGCAATTGATTGAAACATGGCAGTTGGCAAGAGAGCAGCAAGCGTTTCCAGAAACCAAGCAGTTGCAAGCGCTGAATATTGCCAGTTGGTTGCAACATTATGGTTACACTGATTTGGTGGAGTTATTAAAACCGGCGTTTGCGTGGGATACGGTGCAGAAACTCAGTGAACAACAGCAATTTTTAACGCTACAAGAGCAAACCTTGCCCAGCCCTTTAATTTGTTCAACGAGCGATGTGCGCTTTATACAAGCTTATCCGCTTGCATTACACTCCAGTTTGCAGCGCCTAGCGCGTTATCATCCAGCAGCGGAAAATGTGGCTAAGCGTATTTTGCAAGCGCAATTTCCCGAAACGGCGCAAATTGAGCAAGAAATTGCCGTCTTAGTAAATAAGGTCGCGCACAATCCCGCCAGCCACTTGCAACAACGCTTAGCCAATTTACGCGCCCGTTTACAGCAACCGTTGCCAGTGTCGGCGCAACGCTTGCAGCATTTAGCAACAAAGCTGGATTATGCCGCCTTAAACAGTGTATTAACGCAATGGCAAGCGCAATGTCAGCAACAACTCGTCCAGCATTTAACTCATACGTTAGGTATTCAACAGCTTGCGCCTGCTTGGTTGGAAGACACCAAAGCCTTAACGACCTTAAGTGGTTTAACACGGCTGTCAGTCTTGGAACGCAAGTTAGCCGTTCGTTTATTACAAGCAGAATTGCAGGGGAATTATCCCTTAATTCATGAGCCTGCGAATCGCAAATGGTTAGAGGCTATGCAAGCGATGGGCGTGAATACCAACGCTTGGTTACAACATTTTGCGTTGGATATTACGGTGTCAAATGCGGATAGCAAGCTGCATTTGCAATGTCGCTTTGCTGAAAAGGTGATGGCTATTTTGCAAATGGGCGACCACTTTAATACGTGTTTAAGCCATGATGGTTGCAATTTCTTTTCAACTCTAACGAATGCGGCGGATATTAATAAGCGTGTGCTCTTTGCTTACAACGCACAAGGCGAAGTTGTGGGGCGCTGTTTGTTTGTGATTTCGGATAACGGTCATTTACTGCACTTTCACCCTTATTCGCATTTACAGCAAGGGGTATTTGAGCAAGCGATTGAACAGGTTTTGACAATATTAGAGCAACGTTTAGGCACTCATCGCGCCAAAACCGGGCAAATTAGTACCTTAGTGGCGAAGCGTTGGTATAACGACGGCATTGCAACTTTAATGCAGACTACGCCGGTATTAGCGCAAGGCAGCCAGTTTCAGCGTTTATTAACACAAAAGCCCTTAGCTATTCATGAAGTTTGGGATTGTTTACAAACACAATTTGCCCCGCAAGCCTTACGTGTTATTGATGTATTACAAGCGATTGATGTGGCTATTGCGTTAGAGCATGTGGATGTAGCTTTTAATTTAGCCTATCACGCTAAACAGCAGGCGATTTGTAACAATGCACATTTTACGCCTTATTATCGCCAATTTTTAAATAACCCAGTGGTAGATAAAGAAAAATTGTGGGAATTAGCGCAGGCTTGGGTGGTACAAGAATTACAATTGACCATCGAGCAACATGATTTTATTCAAACCGATATTATGGAATTCTTTATAAAAATGCGCCCCATTAAAGCATTACAATGGCTAAGAGCGATAAAGCATAAACGTTATTTTAGGAATTCTTATTGGTTTAAAGCCAGTGTGCTATATTATAAATGCTTAGCTTATTTTCAATTAAAACGCCCTAGAAAAGTATTAGAGTTAGCCTTGCCTTATTTAAAACAACCTTATTCACAGGATTTTATCAGTGATTTAAATGAGCTGGTAGAAACTTGCCAACAACAATTAGCGGCGGCTAATATTAGACAGCTTTAATGATAAAAATATTAAATGATGCATTGCGTAGTTTATAGATTGCTGACTTGAATCCCTAAAGACCGGATTTTTTCTACTATAACTCTGTGAATAAAATGCTCTGTACTATACTGCGATTATCACTAAGTCTTTAGTCAATCACGATTAAACACTATATTTATCAAGGTCTTTTCAAATAGTGTTTGATTTAATAAAGGATAACGCAATGACAAATACAATCTATCCCACTGCTATATTAACCGCAGGGCAACCTGCCCCTGACTTTACGCTGGCTTCCGGCTTTAAAACCTCTATGACACTCAGTGCAGAACGCGGGCATCCTGTCATTTTGGCATTTTATCCGGCAGATTGGAGTTCGGTCTGTGGTGATCAAATGGTGTTGTATAGCCAAGTGCTGCCATTATTTCAGCAATACAACGCCAGTATTTATGGAATTTCAGTAGACAGCATGTGGTGTCATCAAGCGTTTAAAGAAGCCCGCAAAATTCAATTTGATTTATTAGCCGATTTTGAACCGAAAGGTGAAGTTGCTAAGCAATATGGCGTTTATAATTCACAATTAGGTGTGGATGAACGTGCGTTATTCGTGATTGATAATAAGGGTGTGATTGCATGGAGTTATCTGTCACCTATGGGTGTCAATCCGGGGGCAGATGGCATTTTACAAGCGTTGGATAATTTGAAAAACCAAGCTTAATACAAGGAGTGTTTTATGCCTTCATTAAAAGTACCTGTGACTGAACGTGATCATTATCAAGGTAAATTGACTGCACCCATTCAATTGGTTGAATACGGTGATTATCAATGCCCTTATTGTGGGAGTGCTTATTTAGTTTTGAAAGATATTCAAAATGAATTTGCCGACCAATTATGTTTTATTTTCCGTAATTTCCCTTTAAGCCAACTTCATGAGCATGCATTAAGTGCGGCATTAGTTGCGGAATTTGCAGCGCGCCATAATCAATTCTGGCCAGTGCATGATATGTTATTTGAAAACCAAAATTATTTAGGTTTGCCTTTATATATGCAGATTGCAAAACAGTTTGGTTTTAATGAGCAAGAGTTAATGCAAGCGCTGGAAAATCGCACGGATGAACCGCGTGTATTAGAAGATTTTAACGGCGGCGTGCGCAGTGGTGTTAACGGTACACCAACCTTATTCATTAACGGGGTACGTTATAATCAAGGTGTGGAATATGACAGCTTGAAAATGACGTTGGATGCAGTTTTGTTACAGAAAAATAAACAGTAATACGCATGAATGCCATCTATTAATGGCTTGCCTGCGCGACTCGCTTTTATAGTGTAAAGGCGAGTCGCTTGTTATAGTAAATCTGTTATGACTGTTGGCGTAATGAATCAATTCAATAAGGGGGAATTAAATGCCAAACTTATTTGATGCCGCTCAAGCTGGGGATTTGCATTTACGTAATCGCATCGTGATGGCGCCGTTAACACGCTGTCGTGCCACTGATAACCGTGTACCGACGGCATTAATGGCACAGTATTATCAGCAACGCGCAGGTGCTGGTTTGATTATTTCGGAAGCCACGGCGGTTTCACCGCAAGGCGTGGGTTATCCCGATACGCCGGGCATCTGGACAGATGAGCAAGTACAGGGCTGGCGTTTGGTAACGGATGCGGTGCATAACGTGGGCGGTTTAATTGTCATGCAGTTGTGGCATGTGGGGCGTATTTCCCATCCCGTTTATCTCAATGGCGAATTGCCCGTGTCCGCCTCCGCTATTGCACCGGAAGGGCATGTGAGTTTATTACGACCTATGCAGGATTATGTCACCCCCCGCGCCTTAGAAACCGATGAGATTCCTGCGATTGTAGAAGCCTATCGTTTAGGGACGAAAAATGCGCAACAAGCCGGGTTTGATGGGGTGGAAATTCACGCAGCCAACGGTTATTTGATCGACCAATTCTTGCAAGACAGCAGTAATAAACGCAGCGACCGTTATGGTGGTTCGATTGAAAATCGTGCTCGTTTATTATTAGAAGTGACAGATGCGGCAATTTCTGTTTGGGGTGCAGGCAAAGTCGGCGTGCATTTAGCCCCGCGGGGTGATGCCCACAGTATGGGTGATTCCAATCCGCTAGCTACCTTTAGTTATGTAGCGCAAGCATTGGGTAAACGCAAGATTGCCTTTATTTGCACGCGTGAAGCTTTAGGTGCAGACAGTATTAGCGCTCAATTAAAACAAGCCTTTGGTGGTTTTTATATAGCCAATGAAGGTTTTACCCAGCAAACCGCTGAGCAAGTGGTTGCAGCCGGGCAAGCTGATGCGGTGGCGTTTGGTCAAGCTTATATTGCTAACCCCGATTTAGCACAGCGCTTTAAACAACATTTACCTTTAAATGAACCGGATTATACGACTTTTTATGGGGTCGGGCTTGAAGATAAAGCCAAAGGTTATACAGATTATCCGTTTGCAGAATGAGAAAAAAAGCTCTCCTACACAGAAGGTATAGGAGAGTAATTGCAGGTTATTGAGTCGGAAGTTGTGCGCTGCTCGGCGTTGCGGCCGTTAGGTTAGTGGTTGGCTGCGCCGGTTGCATAAAATGCGTAATCACCAGCATAAGTGCAGACATACCCAACGCAATGGCTGGCAGTGTCCAACGATTCTTTTTGAGATTCATTTAAGTAGCCCTGATTTTGTTTATTTTTAATGCATTAGAGTTAAAGTGAACGTTCTAATAGTAGTTGATTCACGTTGAGCGTGATTGTTTGATATTTATTAGAATTAACTCTAGTTTTTAGATACCACCAATAAAATTATTATTGATGTGACTAAAATTATATCAGTCATAACTGAACCGTGCCTGACTGATATTAATTCTGAAGCTAACTAATTGGAATTTATGAGATTAGTCAATTTGATAAAATAATTTTAATTTAATCATTGTCTAAGTTTTAATTAAAAAATATCCAATATTAAGCAATTTTTTTATTTTAATTAATTTTAAATTAATAGTTAAATTAATCCATTATTAACGCAATTGGTTAAGTGGGTCGTTTTGGCAAACACAGGTTTAGCGCTATGGGGCTGTTATTGTTTGCCTTAATTAATTTAAGGCTTGTTGAAACTTTCCGATAAATATACGCGAATAAATGCGTAATAACCCAGACTAAACATCTGGGTTGTTTGGCTTATTTCAGAACGAAGTCAGATGCAATAGCTGTAATGAATGCTCTATGACATTGGCACATAACCGGGTAAAGATTCCACTTGCTTGAGCCAGCGTTGTACATTCGGGTAAGTTTCTAAACAAACTTGTGCTTCAGAAGCCAACGCAATATGTGGATAACAAGCGATGTCTGCGATAGAAGGTTGATTGCTGGCTAACCATTCATTTTGTGCTAACTGCTGATTCATCACCGTTAAGCCAGCATAGGCTTCTGCTTGACACTGCGTTAAATCATAAGGCTTTTGCCATTTTAATACCGCCCGTGCTCGCGCTAAACCGTATTGCAGTTCATTTTCCGACACGGCTAACCATTGCATAACCTTCGCTTCACCCACTGCATCGCTAGGCAACCAACGACCTTTGCCATACTGCCGCGCTAGATACACCAAAATAGCGATTGAATCCCAAATAGCTGTTCCGTCATCCACTAATACTGGAATTTGCCCGCGCGGGTTTAATAATTTGAAATCTTCGCTGAGGTGCTCACCCTTTCTTAAACTAACTGGGATTGTTTCATAATTTAAGCCTAACATACTTAAAAATAAACGAACTTTATAACTATTGCCCGAAATCGGGTCACTATACAATTTCATAATAATCCTTAATTTATCTTTTTACTTTTTTCAACATCCTGCCTAGCGCAGTCGCCCTTTAGCATACTGATAAAGGGTGTATAGTGTTTTAGTCTACCCAATGGTTATTTGCACAAATTTTACGACGCATTTTCTCGCCAATCTGGCAAATGCGCTAATACCAAATCGTAACTCGAGTAAGTGGTTAGTGTGTGTATAACATCGGCTAAAGGCTCAGCCCAAATACCCGTAATATCTTGTTCTTGTGGATGATTAAGGGCAAAAGCTAATTGTTCGTGTGGCGGACAAAATTGCGCATTAACCCCTATTTTATTGCCGCGTGCATCGACCCGATACCAACCGTAATTTTCTAAATAAATAGCATTTAAACCGTGTAAGCAATAACCCGATTCAGCGCTATCATCAATTAATAAGCGTTGATAACATAAACCGGCTGGAATGTGATTAGCACGCAAAAGCGCCGCTAATAAATGGCTTTTGGCATAGCAATAACCTGTCTGATACTTTAAAACATCTGAAGCCTTGCAAGTGACTGGATTTAATCGATAATCAGCACTGTGTTTAATTTCGTCACGCACAAATTCAAAACAAACGCGTGCAATATCTAATGTGTTTGATTTATTTGCTGCTAATAATTGAGCTTGCTTTAATATGGCAGGCTGTTGCCAATCAATATACAAGCTCTCAGCTAAATAGGGTTGTAACATTTTAAATAACTCATTATTTTTGAAAATCTGTATACAGTAATTCATTTGCAGCTTTATATAACTGTTGATTCTGCCATTGATTGTATTCGGCTAATAACTGTAGTTGAGTATTTAAATTCATGATTTTATATTGCTTTAATAAAGTATAAATTTAATTATAAAAGTGCATTTTACGTAAAAACTATAGTCTATGAGTTTAATAAATCGTGGCTAACCCGCTTACAAGCAGTTAATATTTCTTGAACAAGTACTTCATTATTTAATGCCCTAGCAAGTGCAACACCACCAATTAATAAGACCGACGCAGCTAAATACTGATGTTTAGTACGCGTTTTATCCTGACCTAAAGCCGCTAAATTTTTTAATAAACGTTCATACATTTGGGTGTAGGTTGCCCGAACTTGCTCATCACGTTGACTAATATCCGTTATCAGAAAGCCGAGTGCACAAGGAATATCCGTTTCTAAATGCGTGAGACTTAAGTAAGCCTCAATAAAAGGCGTGATTTGCTCGGGGTCAAAGGTTTGAGTATAGCGTTTAAAGCGATATTGAGATGCATGTTGAATAGCTTCTGCATAAAGTGTGCTTTTGTCGGCGAAGTGGCTATAAAAAGCACCACGTGTTAAGCCTGCATCTGCCATGATTTGATCAATGGATACCTTTTCAAAGCCAGCATGACTAAACAGTTTGGCCGCACTGGTAAGAATGCGCTCACGGGTGCGCGGTTTATGTTCAGAGGAATAGGGCATATGGCATCCAAAATATGTTGTTGAACATATTTTGCCACACATTAATCTAGGCTTGAACCATAAGTAAGTTTATTTCGGAGCATATAATGAGCGAAAAATGGATTCTTGCCCCCGTCTTTATCTTGGCATTTATGACATTTGCGGTAGCATTGTGGTTATTAAAATGCCGTATAGTTGCTGTAAAACAGGGACTCAATCCCAGTTATTTTGTTTTTAATGGGGGAACTAAAATTCCGGCTTTTTTGCAGCAAGCAGAACAGCATTATGTCAATTTATTTGAAATGCCAATACTTTTTTATGTGGGCTGCCTAGTAGCTTATAATAGCCATACTGTAACAATGTTAGGTGTTTTATTAGCTTGGGCTTATGTATTAAGCCGTATGATGCACACTTATATCCATTTAACAAATAATAAGCTTAGAATGCGTCGTAATGCTTTTATGGCTAGTTATATAGTTTTATTTGCTTTTTGGATTTGGCTAGTAATGGGTATTTTTTAGAAAATACTGCCTTGTATGCTTCTCCACATTTTCTGCACGAAAAATCGGTAATTCTGCGCAGCTTGTTTCTTAAATTTGCACGTGGTCTTGACATAGTAAGCTATCGTTATAATAAGGATAGTGTCATGCAGCGTTTTCGTTTGTTATTCAAATTATTATTAATCGTTGGCATTATTATTTTGCTGTTATTGCCGCAAGCCATGTTGATGGGTGTTATTGGTGAACGGGTGGGGTGGCGGACGACAGCTTATGAAAGCATTGGTCAAAGTTGGCCGGGTGGGCAAACCTTAGCCGGGCCGGTTGTGGTAGTGCCATATAGTTATGAGCAAGTGGTAACTGAAACCGTGAAAGATGCACAGGATAAAGAGAAAAAATTCACAAAGCTGGTTAAAACCCAAGAATATTTTTACCTGATTCCCAAGCAGTTAGCGGTCGATAGCCAACTGACCAGCAGTATTCGTTATCGGGGGATTTACCAAGTACCGATCTATAGCAATCAAATTAAGGTAAAGGGACAGTTTGAAACCCAAGCGTTAGTCGATTTTTTCGCAAGTTTTAAAAATAAAAAAGTGCAATTTGAACAAGCGTTTTTAACAGTATTGGTTAATGACCAGCGCGGCATTGCGTCAACACCAACTTTAAACTGGCAAAACACTAAATTAGCGTTTAAACCCAGCGCGAATTTGAATAATGCAGCCGGTATGCACGTAAACTTGCCAGACATGAATAAAGTAGCAAATGCATCTTTACCGTTTGATTTTGATTTGGAATTGCGCGGGATGGCGAGTATGGCATTTGCCTTATTATCTGAAAATAGCAATTTAACAATGCAATCCAATTGGTCACACCCTAAATTTACGGGTGAGCTATTACCCGAAACACGGGAAATTAATGATAAAGGCTTCAAAGCGGTTTGGCATACCTCTGCCTTTTCTTATAATGTGCAAAATTCGATAAATGCTGCGCAAAACGGACAACATGAAGAGCTATTAAATCATGCGGTTGGCGTTGAATTATTGCAACCTGTTGATGTGTATCAACAATCTGAACGTAGTGTTAAATATGCTTTCTTGTTTATTGTGCTAACTTTTACGGTATTAATTTTATTTGAATTAATTAAAAAGCTACGTATTCACCCCGTACAATACACTTTTGTCGGCTTAGCCTTAATCGTGTTTTATTTGCTACTGATTTCACTATCTGAACATTTAGATTTTAAAACAGCTTATTTGATTGCAACTTTAGCCAGCACTGGATTATTAACCTTATATTTTAGCGCCATTCTAAAAAATCGACGTTTAGGCTTATTATTAGGGGGTGGTTTAAGCGTATTATATGGCTTGTTATATATGATTTTACAAACTGAAGATAACGCTTTATTGATGGGTAGCTTGTTAATCTTTGCAATTTTAGCGGGCTTAATGTTAGCCACACGGCATTTAGATTGGTATGACCTGACGAATAATCATCTTTCACTCAAGTCCGAAACGCCGCCTAACAACACACCGTAACTTTTTTCCAGCCTACTGACACAAGGCTGTCAGTAGCGCTGCCTCAAACTGTCTGCTCATTAATAAGAAGTCGGGAGACTGATGATGAATCACAATGTAGTGGGTTGGTTTGAAATTTATGTGCAAGATATGCCGCGAGCCAAGGCGTTTTATGAAGCAGTATTTCAAGTCAAATTAGAGAATGCGCCGCCGAATTCCGCTTTTCCAGACATGGAAATGGCGTTTTTTGCGATGGATACCGAACATTATGGTGCAAGTGGTGCGTTGGTGAGAATGCCTAAGCATGATGCCAGTGGCGGAGATCGCACGGTGGTGTATTTTCATTGTCAAGATTGTGCGGTAGAAGCTGCCCGCAGTACGCAATTGGGTGGTAGTTTATATAAGGCAAAATTGTCAATCGGCGAACACGGTTATATTGCTTTAATCAAAGATACTGAAGGCAATATGATCGGTTTGCATTCTATGCAATAACTTCAATTAGGAAAGCCCATGCGTCGCGCTGATCGCTTATTTCAAATCGTACAAATTCTAAGAAATAAGCGATTGGTGACGGCGCGGGAGTTAGCGCAACGTTTGGAAGTGTCCGAACGCACTGTCTACCGCGATATTCAGGATTTAAGCCTATCCGGTGTACCGATTGAAGGCGAACCGGGCGTGGGTTATCACCTGCGTTATTCGCTGGATATTCCGCCTCTGATGTTTACCGAAGCAGAGATTGAAGCCCTCGTTCTGGGTGCACGCATGTTAAAAGTTTGGGGTGGGGCAGAACTACGGTCGGGGGCGAAATCCGTCTTAGATAAAGTACAGGCGGTGATTCCCGCTGAATTACAACAGCATTTGCTGCAAACTAAATTGTTTGTGCCAACTTATCTCAAAACCGGCGCAATAGACCAGATCTTAGACCAATGCCGCAAAGCCATAGCCCAACAACAGGTGCTAGAATTGCATTATCAACGGGCGGATGGACAAAGCAGTCAGCGCTGTGTTTACCCGCTGGGGTTATTCTTTTGGGGCGCGAATTGGACACTAGCCGCTTGGTGCGAGTTGCGTAACGAATTTCGTAACTTTCGTTTAGACCGCGTGCACACCTTTATCTTGTTAGAACGCCAATTTGTAAGCCAACCCGGTCAGCAATTAGCCGATTTTTTTGCGAGTTTAGCCGCTCAAGAATATTGAGCTAGCATAATAGGGTAATGACAGGGGACTTAAATCCTTTATGATAAGACTGTGTTGAACGTCTTGTTATCGTCATGTATCCAATCGCTTATAGTTGCTTGATTTTTATTCTCTTTTCCAAAGCTTATGCTGAGGATTTAGCCGCTCCCCCACCTTTATGGCGCTTGCCCTCGTCCACCTTAGTCGATTTAGTATTTCTACCTGCGGGTGAATTTAGTATGGGCTGTGTGCCTAATCGAGATGCGCAAACCGTGCCTTGTCCCGGAGTTACCTTGCCTGCTCGTGTCGTTAAGGTAAAGACGTTTGCAATAGGTCGCTATGAAGTCAGTATTCAAGAGTGGCAGCAATGTGTTACCGAAGCCGCTTGCCCGACTATAATAACGACGGAGCAAAATCAGCGTTTACCGATTACGGGAGTCAGTTTTGAGGATATACAGCGTTATATTGCGTGGTTAAATGCTAAAACCGGACAAGTATATCGTTTGCCCTCTGAAGCGGAATGGGAATATGCCGCCCGTGCTAAGGTGGAAGCTGCTTACCCTTTGGGGAATGCGTTAAGCTGTGAAC
This DNA window, taken from Candidatus Thiocaldithrix dubininis, encodes the following:
- a CDS encoding redoxin domain-containing protein, which codes for MTNTIYPTAILTAGQPAPDFTLASGFKTSMTLSAERGHPVILAFYPADWSSVCGDQMVLYSQVLPLFQQYNASIYGISVDSMWCHQAFKEARKIQFDLLADFEPKGEVAKQYGVYNSQLGVDERALFVIDNKGVIAWSYLSPMGVNPGADGILQALDNLKNQA
- a CDS encoding thioredoxin domain-containing protein, with amino-acid sequence MPSLKVPVTERDHYQGKLTAPIQLVEYGDYQCPYCGSAYLVLKDIQNEFADQLCFIFRNFPLSQLHEHALSAALVAEFAARHNQFWPVHDMLFENQNYLGLPLYMQIAKQFGFNEQELMQALENRTDEPRVLEDFNGGVRSGVNGTPTLFINGVRYNQGVEYDSLKMTLDAVLLQKNKQ
- a CDS encoding alkene reductase gives rise to the protein MPNLFDAAQAGDLHLRNRIVMAPLTRCRATDNRVPTALMAQYYQQRAGAGLIISEATAVSPQGVGYPDTPGIWTDEQVQGWRLVTDAVHNVGGLIVMQLWHVGRISHPVYLNGELPVSASAIAPEGHVSLLRPMQDYVTPRALETDEIPAIVEAYRLGTKNAQQAGFDGVEIHAANGYLIDQFLQDSSNKRSDRYGGSIENRARLLLEVTDAAISVWGAGKVGVHLAPRGDAHSMGDSNPLATFSYVAQALGKRKIAFICTREALGADSISAQLKQAFGGFYIANEGFTQQTAEQVVAAGQADAVAFGQAYIANPDLAQRFKQHLPLNEPDYTTFYGVGLEDKAKGYTDYPFAE
- a CDS encoding glutathione S-transferase family protein — translated: MKLYSDPISGNSYKVRLFLSMLGLNYETIPVSLRKGEHLSEDFKLLNPRGQIPVLVDDGTAIWDSIAILVYLARQYGKGRWLPSDAVGEAKVMQWLAVSENELQYGLARARAVLKWQKPYDLTQCQAEAYAGLTVMNQQLAQNEWLASNQPSIADIACYPHIALASEAQVCLETYPNVQRWLKQVESLPGYVPMS
- a CDS encoding transglutaminase family protein; this translates as MLQPYLAESLYIDWQQPAILKQAQLLAANKSNTLDIARVCFEFVRDEIKHSADYRLNPVTCKASDVLKYQTGYCYAKSHLLAALLRANHIPAGLCYQRLLIDDSAESGYCLHGLNAIYLENYGWYRVDARGNKIGVNAQFCPPHEQLAFALNHPQEQDITGIWAEPLADVIHTLTTYSSYDLVLAHLPDWRENAS
- a CDS encoding TetR/AcrR family transcriptional regulator; amino-acid sequence: MPYSSEHKPRTRERILTSAAKLFSHAGFEKVSIDQIMADAGLTRGAFYSHFADKSTLYAEAIQHASQYRFKRYTQTFDPEQITPFIEAYLSLTHLETDIPCALGFLITDISQRDEQVRATYTQMYERLLKNLAALGQDKTRTKHQYLAASVLLIGGVALARALNNEVLVQEILTACKRVSHDLLNS
- a CDS encoding MAPEG family protein; its protein translation is MSEKWILAPVFILAFMTFAVALWLLKCRIVAVKQGLNPSYFVFNGGTKIPAFLQQAEQHYVNLFEMPILFYVGCLVAYNSHTVTMLGVLLAWAYVLSRMMHTYIHLTNNKLRMRRNAFMASYIVLFAFWIWLVMGIF
- the creD gene encoding cell envelope integrity protein CreD — protein: MQRFRLLFKLLLIVGIIILLLLPQAMLMGVIGERVGWRTTAYESIGQSWPGGQTLAGPVVVVPYSYEQVVTETVKDAQDKEKKFTKLVKTQEYFYLIPKQLAVDSQLTSSIRYRGIYQVPIYSNQIKVKGQFETQALVDFFASFKNKKVQFEQAFLTVLVNDQRGIASTPTLNWQNTKLAFKPSANLNNAAGMHVNLPDMNKVANASLPFDFDLELRGMASMAFALLSENSNLTMQSNWSHPKFTGELLPETREINDKGFKAVWHTSAFSYNVQNSINAAQNGQHEELLNHAVGVELLQPVDVYQQSERSVKYAFLFIVLTFTVLILFELIKKLRIHPVQYTFVGLALIVFYLLLISLSEHLDFKTAYLIATLASTGLLTLYFSAILKNRRLGLLLGGGLSVLYGLLYMILQTEDNALLMGSLLIFAILAGLMLATRHLDWYDLTNNHLSLKSETPPNNTP
- a CDS encoding VOC family protein, translating into MMNHNVVGWFEIYVQDMPRAKAFYEAVFQVKLENAPPNSAFPDMEMAFFAMDTEHYGASGALVRMPKHDASGGDRTVVYFHCQDCAVEAARSTQLGGSLYKAKLSIGEHGYIALIKDTEGNMIGLHSMQ
- a CDS encoding YafY family protein, which translates into the protein MRRADRLFQIVQILRNKRLVTARELAQRLEVSERTVYRDIQDLSLSGVPIEGEPGVGYHLRYSLDIPPLMFTEAEIEALVLGARMLKVWGGAELRSGAKSVLDKVQAVIPAELQQHLLQTKLFVPTYLKTGAIDQILDQCRKAIAQQQVLELHYQRADGQSSQRCVYPLGLFFWGANWTLAAWCELRNEFRNFRLDRVHTFILLERQFVSQPGQQLADFFASLAAQEY
- a CDS encoding SUMF1/EgtB/PvdO family nonheme iron enzyme; protein product: MIFILFSKAYAEDLAAPPPLWRLPSSTLVDLVFLPAGEFSMGCVPNRDAQTVPCPGVTLPARVVKVKTFAIGRYEVSIQEWQQCVTEAACPTIITTEQNQRLPITGVSFEDIQRYIAWLNAKTGQVYRLPSEAEWEYAARAKVEAAYPLGNALSCEQAHYDRDACQHTTLAAVDAYPANAWGVAGTVGNAWEWVADCWHANYEYAPKQASAWTAGCDADDQGVVRGGAYVLKAADVRTLSRKPVKKSARQGLLGFRLAKTL